Proteins found in one Siniperca chuatsi isolate FFG_IHB_CAS linkage group LG22, ASM2008510v1, whole genome shotgun sequence genomic segment:
- the LOC122870119 gene encoding zinc finger protein 260-like, whose product MSNGEILRGFVTERLAAASQEILAVVDRIVAGYEEEASGFRLEIHRQRRQLELLLQPRVALNKAGVKRSRSLGPVEEEEGEDEEDEDSTNQTPSRSFSPRGLYKKRKPGRPQISETQNHVDLRIRILEDSQTDVLSNNVLKKCPMLKLKCPRGLQEAEFLDLLESTFPQLSADNKPFDILTSDRRRRLRPLKLKTLTPEEIQRNVVRTGWGTSTLFIRPKTQEEPRAGEEEIRPLQANDDNAGDSLSTSAMLTCDETRPQTSCPVQEVEGSRVGFGSSSSTSQEQDMETEEAGDEDHGVSEPAKDFVFCSAAESKGDGSDDVEKEEEREEANESDDDWKPDKSDEELKESDSELQSRTTKKQKARHSGVKATETKTDNSDVVLSCKICGAQHKSQVSFVKHAWCHVDDPESLCGVCGELSESTEALKDHLQSRHKTDDCHICGESFLGILSLNEHVAAHSGERPYECDVCHDAFALKVSLENHQKLHKAGKLHKCYTCHKVFELKEQLKAHRMTHTNKKTHLCGVCGKSLSDYRSLSRHKMTHSGDRPHSCQICGRRFKLPGTLRQHEKIHTDRERSYLCDVCCKMFMTSKQLQIHMRTHTNEKPYHCGECGKGFTTKGPLTIHMRVHTGETPYRCPDCGWSFKRKINLDNHVTVHSGLKPFVCGICGKACARKTYLTVHMRTHNGERPYKCTLCDKAFTQSHCLKTHMKSHLVAEAAT is encoded by the exons atgtctaaCGGTGAAATTCTCAGAGGATTTGTTACCGAGAGGCTCGCTGCCGCCTCCCAGGAAATCTTAGCGGTTGTAGACAGAATCGTAGCCGGTTACGAGGAGGAGGCTTCGGGCTTCAGGCTGGAGATCCACCGGCAGAGGAGACAGCTGGAGCTTCTCCTGCAGCCTCGGGTCGCACTCAACAAAGCAG GTGTGAAGCGCAGCAGGAGCCTCGGCCCtgttgaggaagaggagggtgaagatgaggaggatgaagacTCGACTAATCAAACTCCATCAAG GTCCTTTTCCCCCAGAGGTCTGTATAAGAAGAGGAAGCCTGGCAGACCTCAGATCAGCGAAACACAGAACCACGTAGACCTCAGGATCCGCATCCTGGAGGACTCTCAAACCGATGTGCTCTCAAACAATG TTCTGAAGAAATGTCCGATGCTGAAGCTAAAGTGTCCTCGAGGCCTGCAGGAGGCAGAGTTTCTGGACTTGCTTGAGTCCACCTTCCCTCAGCTGTCCGCAGACAACAAACCTTTTGACATCTTAACGTCCGACAGGAGACGGAGATTACGGCCTCTGAAACTGAAGACGCTGACACCAGAGGAGATCCAGAGAAACGTCGTCCGCACAGGATGGGGGACGTCGACACTCTTTATCAGACCGAAG ACACAAGAGGAACCTCGGGCCGGCGAGGAAGAGATCCGTCCTCTGCAGGCAAACGACGACAACGCTGGAGACTCTCTGTCCACCTCTGCCATGTTGACGTGCGACGAAACCAGGCCTCAGACAAG CTGCCCTGTTCAGGAAGTCGAAGGTAGCAGAGTTGGCTTTGGGTCCAGCAGCTCAACATCACAAGAGCAAGACATGGAAACGGAGGAAGCCGGTGATGAGGATCATGGGGTGTCAGAACCAGCTAAGGACTTTGTGTTCTGCTCTGCAGCTGAGAGTAAAGGGGACGGTAGCGATGATgttgaaaaggaagaagaaagagaagaggcgAATGAAAGCGATGATGATTGGAAACCAGACAAGAGCGACGAGGAGCTGAAAGAAAGTGACTCTGAACTGCAGTCAAGGacgacaaagaaacaaaaagcccGACATTCTGGTGTCAAGGCCACTGAGACAAAGACCGATAACAGTGATGTTGTTCTCTCCTGCAAAATCTGTGGAGCTCAGCACAAATCACAAGTCTCGTTTGTCAAACACGCCTGGTGTCACGTGGACGATCCAGAAAGTCTCTGCGGAGTGTGCGGAGAGCTTTCAGAGTCCACGGAGGCGTTGAAGGATCATCTTCAAAGTCGCCACAAAACTGACGACTGTCACATTTGCGGAGAGTCGTTCCTCGGTATTCTCAGCCTCAATGAGCACGTGGCTGCCCACTCGGGGGAGAGACCGTACGAATGTGATGTTTGCCATGACGCATTTGCATTGAAGGTGTCCCTTGAGAATCACCAGAAACTTCATAAGGCGGGTAAGCTGCACAAATGTTACACTTGCCATAAAGTTTTTGAACTGAAGGAACAGTTAAAAGCTCACCGCATGACTCACACCAACAAAAAGACGCACCTCTGCGGCGTGTGCGGTAAATCTCTCAGCGACTACAGATCTTTGTCCCGCCACAAGATGACCCACTCTGGGGATAGACCTCACAGCTGTCAGATTTGCGGGAGGCGTTTTAAACTTCCTGGGACGCTGAGACAACACGAGAAgattcacacagacagagagaggtcgTACCTCTGCGACGTttgctgcaaaatgttcatGACAAGCAAGCAGCTGCAGATCCACATGAGAACGCACACCAACGAGAAACCGTACCACTGTGGCGAATGCGGCAAGGGATTCACCACCAAGGGACCTTTGACGATTCACATGCGGGTCCACACCGGAGAGACACCGTACCGCTGCCCGGACTGTGGCTGGTCCTTCAAACGAAAGATTAATCTGGATAACCACGTGACAGTCCACTCAGGCCTCAAACCGTTTGTTTGTGGTATTTGTGGGAAAGCGTGCGCTCGCAAAACGTACTTGACGGTCCACATGAGGACCCACAATGGGGAGAGACCATACAAGTGTACCCTCTGTGACAAGGCCTTTACACAGAGCCActgtctgaaaacacacatgaagAGCCACCTGGTGGCAGAAGCTGCTACGTGA